From Lolium perenne isolate Kyuss_39 chromosome 5, Kyuss_2.0, whole genome shotgun sequence, a single genomic window includes:
- the LOC127319757 gene encoding serine decarboxylase 1-like, translating into MVGKCGSDVGGETVVVTPTTADYPHQLGVVCAVYAPSPVDLLQETGDTSNEGTTARVTVEVERFTVREPPLNVEAAAKRADEVGVVLAAFSNHLHERTAHHLGYPFNLDFDFRMLAQFQNLSINNLGDPFIESNYGVHSRQFEVPVLDWFACLWDLNQDEYWGYITNGGTEGNLHGLLVGRELFPDGVIYASRESHYSVFKAARMYRVECVKIDTLISGEMNYADFKSKLLQNTGKPAIVNVNIGTTVKGAIDDLDMIITTLEKSGYQDRFYIHCDGALSGLMMPFIEQAPKVSFKKPIGSISVSGHKFMGCPVPCGVVITRLEHVKVLSMDIEYLSSRDATITGSRNGHAPMFLWYTLNKKGYRGLRKEVQKCLRNAHYLTTHLKDMGVSASLNALSSTVVFERPQDEAFVQKWQLACEGSIAHVVVMPNVNVEKLDDFVAELVSKRSSSNEGKKISVPCVANDIGIANCLCGRHNKLGIV; encoded by the exons ATGGTAGGGAAGTGCGGTAGTGATGTGGGAGGAGAGACTGTGGTGGTAACCCCTACCACCGCAGACTATCCCCACCAGCTTGGAGTTGTTTGTGCTGTTTATGCCCCGTCGCCGGTTGACCTCCTCCAGGAAACGGGTGACACTAGCAATGAGGGAACGACAGCCCGCGTAACGGTCGAGGTCGAGAGGTTCACGGTCCGCGAGCCTCCTTTGAACGTGGAGGCAGCCGCAAAGAGGGCGGACGAGGTGGGGGTGGTCCTCGCTGCCTTCAGCAATCATCTCCACGAGAGGACCGCacaccatctgg GGTACCCGTTCAACCTAGATTTTGACTTCAGAATGTTGGCTCAATTTCAGAACTTATCGATCAATAATCTGGGTGACCCTTTCATTGAGAGCAACTATGGCGTGCACTCGAGACAGTTTGAGGTGCCGGTGCTCGACTGGTTCGCCTGCCTCTGGGACCTCAATCAAGACGAGTATTGGGGCTACATCACCAACGGCGGTACCGAAGGAAACCTGCATGGCCTACTAGTTGG GAGAGAGCTTTTTCCTGATGGAGTTATATATGCATCTCGCGAATCGCACTACTCTGTCTTCAAGGCGGCTAGAATGTACAGAGTTGAATGTGTCAAGATCGACACTCTGATTTCTGGAGAGATGAACTATGCAGATTTTAAATCCAAACTGCTACAGAACACTGGAAAGCCTGCCATTGTGAATGTGAACATAG GAACTACTGTCAAGGGGGCAATTGATGATCTAGACATGATAATCACAACACTTGAGAAATCTGGATACCAAGATCGGTTCTACATCCATTGTGATGGTGCTCTCTCTGGCCTTATGATGCCATTTATCGAACAA GCACCGAAGGTGTCATTTAAGAAACCTATTGGAAGCATCAGTGTCTCGGGACATAAATTCATGGGATGCCCAGTACCATGTGGCGTTGTAATAACTAGGCTAGAACACGTGAAAGTGCTATCTATGGACATTGAGTACTTATCGTCCAGAGATGCAACCATCACAGGTAGCCGCAACGGCCACGCACCAATGTTTCTATGGTACACATTAAACAAGAAGGGTTATAGAGGCCTCCGTAAAGAAGTTCAGAAGTGCTTGAGAAACGCTCATTATCTCACAACCCATCTAAAGGATATGGGAGTAAGTGCATCCTTAAACGCACTAAGCAGCACTGTGGTGTTCGAGAGGCCACAAGATGAGGCGTTCGTTCAAAAGTGGCAGCTCGCATGTGAGGGGAGCATCGCACATGTGGTGGTGATGCCAAACGTCAATGTGGAGAAGCTTGACGACTTTGTTGCAGAGCTTGTTTCCAAGCGGAGCTCCTCGAATGAAGGCAAAAAAATTAGCGTACCATGTGTTGCTAATGACATAGGCATAGCAAATTGCCTCTGCGGCCGCCATAATAAGTTAGGAATTGTGTAA